The Campylobacter concisus genome has a window encoding:
- a CDS encoding NADH-quinone oxidoreductase subunit B family protein: MSLYQVPEDIKTANDLTAKLEHLKNIKRSFSVYRIDCGSCNGCEIEIFAAITPMWDPERFGFKLVANPRHADILLCTGPVTRQMYYPLLRAYEATPDPKIVVALGACGSSGGIFHDAYSVWGGIDKIIPVDVYIPGCPPHPASIIYGLGMALGIIDQKLHKKSYEEDNTLPPSVEKSVIGDILFERDLQAESRRLMSYIFGRILFEKYMNAIKCSKDVHDPSISREAVLTAIKKEEDPRYAECMGLLHNDVYLKYAKADKSFAIDVDSEVWSKR; the protein is encoded by the coding sequence ATGAGTCTATATCAAGTCCCAGAGGACATAAAAACAGCAAATGATCTAACTGCAAAGCTAGAGCATCTAAAAAATATCAAAAGAAGCTTTAGCGTTTATAGGATCGACTGCGGAAGCTGTAACGGCTGTGAGATAGAAATTTTTGCAGCTATTACGCCAATGTGGGATCCTGAGCGTTTTGGTTTTAAACTTGTTGCAAACCCAAGACACGCTGATATTTTGCTTTGTACTGGTCCTGTAACAAGACAGATGTATTATCCGCTTCTTCGTGCTTATGAGGCAACTCCAGATCCTAAGATCGTGGTTGCTCTTGGTGCGTGCGGAAGCAGTGGCGGAATTTTCCATGACGCTTATAGCGTTTGGGGCGGCATCGATAAGATAATTCCAGTTGATGTCTATATCCCAGGCTGTCCTCCACACCCAGCAAGCATTATTTACGGCCTTGGTATGGCTCTTGGTATCATAGATCAAAAGCTTCATAAAAAAAGCTATGAAGAAGATAATACATTGCCACCTTCAGTTGAGAAGTCGGTCATAGGTGATATTTTATTTGAGCGCGACTTGCAAGCTGAAAGCAGAAGACTAATGAGCTATATCTTTGGTAGAATCCTTTTTGAAAAATATATGAATGCTATCAAATGTTCAAAAGATGTCCATGACCCAAGCATTTCAAGAGAGGCTGTGCTTACAGCTATCAAAAAAGAAGAAGATCCTAGATATGCTGAGTGCATGGGGCTTTTGCATAATGATGTCTATCTAAAATATGCAAAAGCTGATAAAAGCTTTGCGATAGATGTTGATAGCGAGGTTTGGAGCAAGAGATGA
- the ciaB gene encoding invasion protein CiaB, with product MNDFKRLNELTKEQKNKLNAIYKNLDDDIINEAVKICGLAGTPSQKLALARRIVDLKVDPLQNELKKLNLGEDEQKRVLNLMYGYVRNLYENLHAKLLEKAKEEKILDPFNQAFVQAMHELGLSLNAWQISWQDRIIDTTNKEFETKFKDLSQANEFITKNALFQCDSNGVRADRTYGAVVKEGNKFSFLPYALAFKDEVRELKSVFAKNLEILRNLAKNDEQKSYVKYLEKLQNAFCEEDNAKVINAWQEAEIAWMDVKGALQPGHPLEYYEDAYTHAVALEWDIRLVDSEGIDELKFKEKVAKTYKSVCEKIKFDNAETNKSVSENIARTQLYISVPMIYYGAELNGLFSAQVVPNDESVSAKCGKKIFAFVNHVYESAKAKPFMKLGAEIFSKEFLDFGREILFLKPKIWKKVYEISTIGHEFGHILFIGLDTEMSMNKSGVFKFIEEYKATTGGLVNFFLHEEAEYKMAVFHELIARAVGLIAWRKVDEVRAYYCEGLIHLSLLFRAGVLKFDGKLSVDMSEQAYAKFKEICLENYYDLARTYAKKADASTFLEKFCQKDELSYLPKDEECKKFVEYFYARYEAIGNDVDDSGEWQRWQSLAKKAEKDR from the coding sequence ATGAATGATTTTAAAAGATTAAATGAACTCACAAAAGAGCAAAAAAATAAGTTAAATGCTATTTATAAAAATTTAGACGATGACATTATAAACGAAGCTGTTAAAATTTGTGGTCTTGCTGGCACACCAAGCCAGAAACTAGCTCTTGCAAGAAGGATAGTAGATCTTAAAGTTGATCCGCTTCAAAATGAGCTAAAAAAGCTAAATTTAGGCGAAGACGAGCAAAAACGAGTGCTAAATTTAATGTATGGCTACGTTAGAAATTTATATGAAAATCTGCACGCCAAGCTTTTAGAAAAGGCCAAAGAAGAGAAAATTTTAGATCCGTTTAACCAAGCTTTTGTGCAGGCTATGCATGAACTTGGGCTTAGTCTAAATGCGTGGCAAATTTCATGGCAGGATCGTATTATCGACACTACAAACAAAGAGTTTGAGACTAAATTTAAAGATCTAAGCCAGGCAAATGAGTTTATTACTAAAAATGCTTTATTTCAGTGTGATAGTAACGGCGTAAGGGCCGATAGAACGTATGGCGCGGTAGTAAAAGAAGGTAATAAATTTAGCTTTTTGCCTTATGCACTTGCTTTTAAAGATGAGGTGAGAGAGCTTAAAAGCGTCTTTGCTAAAAATCTTGAAATTTTAAGAAATTTAGCCAAAAATGACGAGCAAAAATCTTATGTCAAATACCTTGAAAAGCTACAAAATGCCTTTTGTGAAGAGGACAACGCAAAGGTGATAAATGCTTGGCAAGAGGCTGAGATAGCGTGGATGGATGTAAAAGGCGCACTTCAACCGGGCCATCCGCTAGAGTACTACGAGGATGCCTACACGCACGCGGTTGCGCTTGAGTGGGATATCAGGCTGGTTGATAGCGAGGGCATTGATGAGCTTAAATTTAAAGAAAAAGTGGCAAAAACTTATAAGAGCGTTTGCGAAAAGATCAAGTTTGATAACGCTGAGACAAATAAGTCAGTTAGCGAAAATATCGCTAGGACGCAGCTTTATATAAGTGTGCCGATGATTTATTATGGCGCGGAGCTAAACGGACTTTTTAGCGCTCAGGTAGTGCCAAATGATGAAAGTGTGAGCGCAAAATGTGGTAAGAAAATTTTTGCCTTTGTAAATCACGTCTATGAAAGCGCAAAGGCAAAGCCATTTATGAAGCTTGGGGCTGAAATTTTTAGCAAGGAATTTTTGGATTTTGGTAGGGAAATTTTATTTTTAAAGCCAAAAATTTGGAAAAAAGTATATGAGATTTCAACGATTGGCCATGAGTTTGGACACATTCTCTTTATCGGACTTGATACTGAGATGAGTATGAATAAAAGTGGTGTTTTCAAATTTATCGAAGAGTACAAGGCGACAACTGGTGGGTTAGTAAATTTCTTCTTACACGAAGAGGCGGAGTATAAAATGGCCGTCTTTCACGAGCTAATAGCCCGTGCAGTTGGGCTTATTGCTTGGCGAAAGGTTGATGAGGTGAGGGCTTACTACTGCGAGGGGCTCATACATCTTAGCCTGCTTTTTAGAGCCGGAGTGCTTAAATTTGATGGCAAGCTAAGCGTAGATATGAGCGAGCAAGCTTACGCTAAATTTAAAGAAATTTGCTTAGAGAACTATTACGATCTAGCGCGAACATACGCCAAAAAAGCTGATGCGAGCACGTTTTTGGAGAAATTTTGCCAAAAAGATGAGCTAAGCTATCTGCCAAAAGATGAAGAGTGCAA
- a CDS encoding hydrogenase 3 maturation endopeptidase HyCI — protein sequence MKKAILCIGNPMRGDDDVGNEVGRIVEHELKEWKVFFGQDVPENEFSAIREFAPDILIVVDAMSGFDEDKIEFFDLSDDRDYIYSTHNLPTPVLLSYLRKICPKTLFLGISVLLENVLNFEEGLSEQAKKSARKAFLRIVEIDKNLVG from the coding sequence ATGAAAAAGGCCATCCTTTGCATCGGTAATCCTATGCGTGGCGATGATGATGTGGGCAATGAAGTCGGCCGCATCGTGGAGCACGAGCTAAAAGAGTGGAAGGTCTTTTTTGGGCAAGATGTGCCTGAGAATGAATTCTCGGCCATTAGAGAATTTGCGCCTGATATCTTGATAGTAGTCGATGCGATGAGCGGCTTTGATGAGGATAAGATAGAGTTTTTTGACCTAAGTGACGATAGAGACTATATCTACTCAACTCACAATCTACCAACGCCAGTGCTTTTGAGTTATTTGCGAAAAATTTGCCCTAAAACGCTGTTTTTAGGCATTAGCGTCTTGCTCGAAAATGTCTTAAATTTTGAAGAGGGACTAAGCGAGCAGGCTAAAAAAAGTGCCAGAAAAGCTTTTTTGAGAATTGTAGAGATTGATAAAAATTTAGTTGGTTAA
- a CDS encoding acyl-CoA thioesterase, producing the protein MDILKDFGEPRIKQVMLPKDTNSAGNIFGGWIMSQIDLAGAQAAREISPERVVTISMKEIIFKQPVFVGDVLSCYAKIISVGKTSITTQIEVTALRLNPGGYRETIHVTSATATYVSVTKDGLKKPIDEKLKQLHGF; encoded by the coding sequence ATGGATATTTTAAAGGATTTTGGTGAGCCACGCATAAAACAAGTTATGTTGCCAAAGGACACAAACTCAGCTGGAAATATTTTTGGTGGCTGGATAATGAGTCAGATCGACCTTGCAGGTGCACAAGCTGCAAGAGAAATTTCTCCTGAACGCGTTGTGACGATCTCTATGAAAGAGATCATCTTTAAACAACCTGTCTTTGTTGGCGATGTGCTAAGCTGCTACGCTAAAATCATCTCTGTTGGTAAAACCTCGATAACAACGCAAATAGAAGTAACCGCTCTTAGGCTAAATCCGGGCGGATATAGAGAAACTATACACGTTACTAGCGCTACCGCAACTTACGTAAGCGTAACAAAAGATGGGCTTAAAAAGCCAATCGATGAGAAGCTAAAACAACTTCATGGATTTTAA
- a CDS encoding Crp/Fnr family transcriptional regulator, translated as MKKSRLGLLQTQILDILTQSELDKFEYKNLPKTSIIYAEEIKIVILKSGCAKLSFFEDGEEFILYRLEANNIAVLDDNCAFEILEDAKIYSINLSEISEILSNVNVVDEILKAALNAIIVQRQIIKSILFEDAKGRIANFLIELAREQDLKQNGYHYVFLPFSLKVLSSFVGLKRQSASTAFNELIKNDIIRKITPHEFLIIDYEKLESYTN; from the coding sequence ATGAAAAAGTCACGTTTAGGCCTTTTGCAGACACAAATTTTAGATATCCTAACTCAATCCGAGCTTGATAAATTTGAGTACAAAAACCTTCCAAAAACAAGCATCATTTACGCAGAAGAGATCAAAATCGTCATTTTAAAAAGCGGCTGTGCAAAGCTTTCGTTTTTTGAAGACGGGGAAGAATTTATCCTTTACCGTTTGGAAGCAAACAACATTGCAGTTCTTGATGATAATTGTGCATTTGAAATTTTAGAAGACGCAAAAATTTACTCCATAAACTTAAGCGAAATAAGTGAAATTTTATCAAATGTAAATGTTGTAGATGAAATTTTAAAAGCGGCGTTAAACGCCATCATCGTACAACGTCAGATCATAAAATCAATACTTTTTGAAGATGCGAAAGGCAGGATTGCAAATTTTTTGATTGAGCTTGCACGCGAACAAGATCTAAAACAAAATGGCTATCATTATGTCTTTTTGCCATTTTCTTTAAAAGTACTATCAAGCTTTGTGGGGCTTAAAAGACAAAGCGCCTCAACTGCATTTAATGAGCTTATAAAAAACGACATCATAAGAAAAATAACGCCACACGAGTTTTTGATCATAGATTACGAAAAGCTCGAAAGTTACACAAACTAA
- a CDS encoding formate/nitrite transporter family protein, whose protein sequence is MLNPAETAQAVSSSMEHKAHMPLTSIIFLAIMAGAAIAMGDIFWAHSTVGMAENQSIGLSNFIGGITFSCGLMMVVFYGGHLFTSSVLSGVSAYEGKLKLGNTIVYWAIVWIFNFVGGALIAYMYYYSGLPLKYDGYILQHFVPAAIGKITAPFHELFIRGIFCNVFVCMSVWTATSESNLTGKFFAIMWMIGAFVACSMEHCVANMFIITEAIISKAHYIAASGGDINAAAALLHTTADKLEVLNWGNFIGKNLVPVTLGNIVGGVFFVGLVGFMANKFEMKKKA, encoded by the coding sequence ATGTTAAATCCGGCAGAAACCGCTCAAGCGGTCTCAAGCTCTATGGAGCATAAGGCTCATATGCCGCTTACTAGTATTATTTTTCTTGCTATCATGGCTGGAGCTGCTATTGCTATGGGTGATATTTTTTGGGCTCACTCAACAGTTGGTATGGCTGAAAACCAGTCTATTGGCCTTTCAAATTTTATCGGCGGTATCACATTTAGTTGTGGTCTTATGATGGTTGTTTTTTATGGTGGTCACCTCTTTACGAGCTCTGTTTTAAGCGGTGTTAGCGCATATGAAGGCAAACTAAAACTAGGTAATACTATCGTATACTGGGCTATTGTTTGGATATTTAACTTCGTTGGCGGCGCACTGATTGCGTATATGTACTACTACTCAGGCTTGCCACTAAAGTATGATGGCTACATATTACAACACTTTGTTCCAGCTGCTATTGGTAAGATTACAGCACCATTTCATGAGCTATTTATCCGTGGAATTTTTTGTAACGTCTTTGTCTGTATGTCTGTCTGGACTGCGACAAGCGAGAGCAATCTAACTGGTAAATTTTTTGCTATTATGTGGATGATCGGTGCGTTTGTTGCATGCTCTATGGAGCACTGCGTGGCAAATATGTTCATCATAACTGAAGCCATCATTTCTAAAGCTCACTATATCGCAGCAAGCGGTGGTGATATAAATGCTGCAGCAGCGTTGCTTCATACTACAGCCGATAAACTAGAAGTACTAAACTGGGGAAATTTTATCGGTAAAAACCTAGTTCCGGTTACTCTTGGCAATATCGTCGGAGGAGTTTTCTTTGTTGGTTTAGTTGGCTTCATGGCTAATAAATTTGAGATGAAGAAAAAAGCTTAA
- a CDS encoding formate hydrogenlyase complex iron-sulfur subunit, with amino-acid sequence MMKLFDITEKYGKATYAYPFEPYIVPENFRGQPNYTYDLCVGCAACGIACPSNAIELKMNEEQTKLVWEFDCGRCIFCGRCDEVCPTGAVRLSDSFELAVKFDKSALIQRGELEMQTCKCCGKPFTPKRLINFTLEKLGTANLLPGRLEEAKDYLYICPECKKNQSAERLTKGIEEAIK; translated from the coding sequence ATGATGAAGTTATTTGACATCACAGAAAAATATGGAAAAGCGACATACGCCTATCCATTTGAGCCATATATTGTTCCTGAAAATTTCCGTGGTCAGCCAAACTATACATACGATCTTTGTGTAGGTTGTGCGGCTTGCGGTATCGCTTGCCCTAGTAACGCGATAGAGCTTAAGATGAACGAGGAGCAAACAAAGCTTGTTTGGGAATTTGACTGTGGGCGCTGCATATTTTGCGGTCGCTGCGATGAGGTTTGCCCAACTGGAGCCGTTCGCCTAAGTGATAGCTTTGAGCTTGCGGTTAAATTTGACAAGAGCGCTCTTATACAAAGGGGCGAGCTTGAGATGCAAACTTGCAAATGCTGCGGCAAGCCATTTACGCCAAAAAGGCTTATAAATTTCACCCTTGAAAAGCTTGGCACAGCAAATTTACTCCCAGGCAGACTTGAAGAGGCAAAAGACTACCTTTATATCTGCCCAGAGTGCAAGAAAAATCAATCTGCTGAGAGGCTAACAAAAGGCATTGAGGAGGCTATAAAATGA
- a CDS encoding formate hydrogenlyase maturation HycH family protein, whose translation MIQVYKLTKRHMDDNDKLPRELKEIKIFSTCVGHGVGTIDFSEKILELSDEEFDEMIKNSGEYVKFKIGNLSKYFEVEIFAEHIAKLLPQLCECKLKEILANLKEGYIVLRKDF comes from the coding sequence ATGATACAAGTTTATAAGCTTACAAAAAGGCATATGGACGACAACGATAAGCTTCCACGCGAGCTAAAAGAGATAAAAATTTTCTCCACTTGCGTGGGACATGGCGTTGGCACAATTGATTTTAGCGAGAAAATTTTAGAGCTAAGCGATGAGGAATTTGACGAGATGATCAAAAACTCAGGCGAATATGTGAAATTTAAGATCGGAAATTTAAGCAAATATTTTGAAGTTGAAATTTTTGCCGAGCATATCGCTAAACTCTTGCCACAGCTTTGTGAGTGTAAGCTTAAAGAAATTTTGGCAAATTTAAAAGAGGGATATATCGTGCTTAGGAAGGACTTTTGA